Proteins from a genomic interval of Desulfuromonas thiophila:
- a CDS encoding chemotaxis protein CheA, whose translation MDDLQQALLAEFLAENAEALRHIETGLLQLERQPRQQAVLHEVFRAMHTVKGNCQMLGFAALQQVAHGAETVLEAVRDGQRQAETSLFSLLLEGVDLLRQGLSAIAGQGPEPDGQPWLQRLAQTETAPSSAGCGGSPAPALAPAEPLEEGFVRLPVRQLDDFLNTLSGISAELGLLRQRCAGSQAVLATALEEAGERILRLQDEVLSCRLEPIGQIWQPYQRLVRDLALQTGKRVLLTLEGEQTRVDRAILMALKDPLGHLLRNAVDHGLETPAERQAAGKPVVGQLQLQAWHEQGQVVVELRDDGCGLDLAKIRATAQQRRLLEPEALARLDEAALQQLIFLPGFSTREVVSTLSGRGAGLDVVKTALEQVGGQVLVESQAGQGCCFRLLFPRTMALVATLLVRVASTLYALPQAQVVEVLSLDGPQARRQWRSQLGRPALNYRQQCLELCSLAAGGGVAVPAEGRTELVVVQLGAERLAVQVDQVLGSEQLVIKPLHRLLRGITRLSGSAVLADGRIVFLLDLAVVRRQARAATTT comes from the coding sequence ATGGACGATCTGCAGCAGGCCCTGCTGGCCGAATTCCTGGCGGAGAACGCCGAGGCGCTGCGGCATATCGAAACCGGCCTGCTGCAGCTCGAACGTCAGCCGCGTCAGCAGGCCGTGCTGCATGAGGTGTTCCGTGCCATGCACACGGTCAAGGGCAACTGTCAGATGCTTGGTTTTGCGGCGCTGCAGCAGGTGGCGCATGGTGCCGAAACGGTCCTCGAAGCGGTGCGCGACGGTCAGCGGCAGGCCGAAACCTCTCTGTTCAGTCTGCTGCTCGAAGGTGTCGATCTGCTGCGCCAGGGGCTTTCGGCCATTGCCGGGCAGGGGCCGGAACCCGACGGCCAACCCTGGCTGCAGCGGCTGGCGCAAACGGAAACAGCGCCTTCATCTGCTGGCTGTGGCGGTTCGCCAGCGCCGGCGCTGGCGCCGGCCGAGCCGCTGGAGGAGGGTTTTGTCCGCCTGCCGGTACGTCAGCTGGATGATTTTCTCAATACCCTAAGTGGTATCAGCGCTGAACTGGGGCTGTTACGCCAGCGCTGCGCCGGTTCGCAGGCTGTGCTGGCGACGGCGCTGGAAGAAGCCGGCGAGCGCATCCTGCGGCTGCAAGACGAGGTCTTGTCGTGCCGTCTTGAACCCATCGGTCAGATCTGGCAGCCCTATCAGCGTCTGGTGCGCGATCTGGCGCTGCAGACCGGCAAACGGGTGCTGCTGACTCTGGAGGGTGAACAGACCCGGGTGGATCGGGCCATTCTGATGGCGCTGAAGGACCCTCTCGGCCATCTGTTGCGCAACGCGGTCGATCATGGGCTGGAAACGCCGGCCGAGCGGCAGGCGGCCGGCAAGCCGGTGGTGGGGCAGCTGCAGCTGCAGGCCTGGCACGAGCAGGGCCAGGTGGTGGTGGAACTGCGCGACGATGGCTGCGGCCTTGATCTGGCGAAGATTCGTGCCACGGCCCAGCAGCGGCGATTGCTGGAACCGGAGGCTCTGGCACGGCTGGACGAAGCCGCCTTGCAGCAGCTCATCTTTTTGCCGGGCTTCTCCACTCGCGAAGTGGTCAGTACCCTGTCGGGCCGGGGCGCTGGTCTGGATGTGGTGAAAACGGCACTGGAGCAGGTGGGCGGGCAGGTGCTGGTCGAGAGTCAGGCCGGGCAGGGTTGCTGCTTTCGGCTGCTGTTCCCGCGCACCATGGCCCTGGTAGCGACCCTGCTGGTGCGGGTGGCATCGACACTCTATGCCCTGCCTCAGGCCCAGGTGGTCGAGGTGCTGTCGCTGGATGGTCCACAGGCCCGTCGCCAGTGGCGCAGTCAGCTGGGGCGGCCAGCGCTGAACTATCGCCAGCAGTGTCTCGAACTCTGCTCGCTGGCTGCTGGCGGCGGTGTGGCCGTGCCGGCTGAGGGGCGGACGGAACTGGTGGTGGTGCAGCTGGGGGCGGAGCGGCTGGCTGTGCAGGTGGATCAGGTACTGGGGAGCGAGCAGCTGGTTATCAAGCCCCTTCATCGGTTGCTGCGGGGGATCACGCGGCTGTCTGGCAGTGCGGTGCTGGCCGATGGCCGTATTGTCTTTTTGCTTGATCTGGCGGTGGTGCGACGTCAGGCCCGCGCGGCTACGACCACCTGA
- a CDS encoding GGDEF domain-containing response regulator, producing MACTDRPTILIVEDEPANIHSLAQILQGTARLCFATSGAEALDIIQTLAVDLILLDILLPDTNGFELFPQLHDRGTDRQIPILFVTALCREEEEAQGLRLGALDYIKKPFNPVIVQARVSNLLRLSLAYRELEASSNSDFLTGAFNRRYLLKMAELERHRWRRHERPFSLLLFDIDHFKQVNDRFGHIAGDRALRHLVRLFQAQFRQEDIFARIGGEEFAALLPETDLSGARELAERLCHLLPRHPVLLDQQPVALQVSIGVAQVDGTLCPSIEQLLEQADRALYQAKRQGRNQVVVAARA from the coding sequence ATGGCCTGCACCGATCGCCCCACCATTCTGATCGTCGAGGACGAACCGGCGAACATCCACAGTTTGGCGCAGATCCTCCAGGGCACGGCCCGCCTGTGTTTCGCCACCAGCGGCGCCGAGGCCCTTGATATTATCCAGACCCTGGCCGTCGATCTGATCCTGCTCGACATCCTGCTGCCGGACACCAACGGCTTCGAGCTCTTCCCGCAGCTGCACGACAGGGGTACGGACCGACAGATTCCGATCCTCTTCGTCACGGCCCTGTGCCGCGAAGAGGAGGAGGCCCAGGGTCTGCGGCTGGGGGCCCTTGACTACATCAAAAAACCCTTCAATCCGGTGATTGTGCAAGCCCGTGTCAGCAACCTGCTGCGCCTGTCGCTGGCCTACCGCGAACTCGAAGCCAGCTCCAACAGCGACTTCCTCACCGGCGCCTTCAACCGCCGCTATCTGCTGAAGATGGCCGAGCTGGAACGGCACCGCTGGCGCCGCCACGAGCGGCCCTTTTCCCTGCTGCTGTTCGATATCGACCATTTCAAGCAGGTGAACGACCGCTTTGGTCACATCGCCGGTGATCGCGCCCTGCGCCATCTGGTGCGGCTGTTTCAGGCCCAGTTCCGCCAGGAGGATATCTTTGCCCGCATCGGTGGCGAGGAGTTTGCCGCCCTGCTGCCGGAAACCGACCTGAGCGGGGCCCGTGAGCTGGCCGAGCGGCTGTGCCATCTGCTGCCCCGTCATCCCGTTCTGCTTGACCAGCAGCCTGTAGCGCTGCAGGTCAGTATCGGAGTCGCTCAGGTGGACGGGACGCTGTGTCCCAGCATCGAACAGCTGCTGGAACAGGCCGACCGCGCCCTCTACCAGGCCAAGCGCCAGGGCCGCAATCAGGTGGTCGTAGCCGCGCGGGCCTGA
- the selD gene encoding selenide, water dikinase SelD: MTGTHPALTRLARSAGUAAKLGPATLAQVLSQLPDNNDPNLLSRDIPCADAGIYRLSDELVLLQSVDFFTPVVDDPYLFGAIAAANALSDIFAMGGRPLTAMNLVAFPACLDSAVLERILRGGIDKIHEAGATLVGGHSIEDEEPKYGLAVTGIAHPDRLVTTLGCQPGDQLVLTKPLGTGLLTTALKGAVLTAAELQDALTGMARLNRYAAEAMLRVGVRACTDITGFGLLGHGLEMAQASQVELRLQGERLPSYSQARAMAEMGLVPAGSHRNRQHYGARLQCHQTDPILLDLLSDPQTSGGLLIAVAAERLDALIAALQAAGDQASHIGEVGGRVPDGRMLLL; encoded by the coding sequence ATGACAGGCACCCACCCGGCCCTGACCCGGCTGGCCCGCAGCGCCGGCTGAGCGGCCAAACTCGGTCCCGCGACCCTGGCTCAGGTTCTGAGTCAGCTGCCCGACAACAACGACCCCAATCTGCTTTCGCGCGACATCCCCTGCGCTGACGCCGGAATCTACCGCCTCAGCGACGAGCTGGTGCTGCTGCAATCGGTCGACTTCTTTACCCCGGTGGTCGACGACCCTTACCTGTTCGGCGCCATCGCCGCCGCCAACGCCCTGTCCGATATCTTCGCCATGGGTGGCCGGCCGCTGACCGCCATGAACCTGGTGGCCTTCCCGGCCTGTCTCGACAGCGCGGTGCTGGAGCGTATTCTGCGCGGTGGTATCGACAAGATCCACGAGGCCGGCGCCACACTGGTCGGCGGCCACTCCATTGAGGACGAGGAACCCAAATACGGCCTGGCCGTGACCGGCATCGCCCATCCCGATCGACTCGTCACCACCCTTGGCTGCCAGCCCGGCGACCAGCTGGTGCTCACCAAACCGCTCGGCACTGGCCTGCTGACCACGGCCCTGAAGGGCGCGGTTCTGACTGCCGCCGAGCTGCAGGACGCCCTGACCGGCATGGCACGCCTCAACCGCTACGCCGCCGAAGCCATGCTCCGTGTCGGCGTACGGGCCTGCACCGATATCACCGGTTTCGGCCTGCTCGGCCACGGCCTGGAAATGGCCCAGGCCAGTCAGGTTGAACTGCGCTTGCAGGGCGAACGGCTGCCCAGCTATTCCCAGGCCCGTGCCATGGCTGAAATGGGCTTGGTGCCGGCCGGCAGTCATCGCAATCGTCAGCATTATGGCGCACGCCTGCAGTGCCATCAGACCGATCCGATCCTGCTCGATCTGCTCAGCGACCCCCAAACCTCCGGTGGCCTGCTGATCGCCGTTGCCGCCGAGCGCCTGGACGCCCTGATCGCTGCCCTGCAGGCCGCCGGCGACCAGGCCAGCCATATCGGCGAGGTCGGCGGCCGGGTTCCAGACGGGCGGATGCTGCTGCTCTAA
- the selB gene encoding selenocysteine-specific translation elongation factor, producing MTTATIRHLIIGTAGHVDHGKTQLIRALTGMETDRLKEEQQRGISIDLGFACFRLPGDIEAGVIDVPGHERFINNMLAGIGGIDLVMLVIDANEGVMPQTREHLNILELLQIQRGIIVLTKMDLVEPDWADIVEEEIRETLSGTFLAKAPLCRVSALTGEGLPQLRATLAACAAELRPRDADGPMRLPVDRHFSVAGFGTVVTGTLLSGRVATGDLVEVLPAGERVRVRDVQVHGQRQTVALCGQRVALNLAGLEREQLQRGAVIATPGVFEQTSRLDARLTLLAEAPRPVRFRDPVHFYLGTAHVVGLVALLDRDELKPGESALVQFHLDRPLVAHRQDRFIIRSYSPMTTIGGGLVIDPRPVKHKRFRPQVLQALKELESGEGTFVLQKLNDLQVARVKDLEQLSGLSRERIGLLLQQLQNNGAVVALADQWASQSTVQLWHQRLRQQVETFHRQQPLLPGMGHAPLKASLPAALNLKAFDQLLYQAGLQRCGEWVQLPDFVPQPSAAQQRQLDRLLQVYGQAGVQASGRRDMLAQAAISDDEADALLGYLFYRGELIRLNDDTYFHRDSYLQALTVLLDHFRQHDSLTLAQYRDLLGSARKPVQALLEHFDERKFCLRQGDSRRPWHLPASAAAALTPPASLAPTEENSS from the coding sequence ATGACCACAGCCACAATCCGCCATCTGATTATCGGTACCGCCGGCCATGTCGACCACGGCAAGACCCAGCTCATCCGCGCCCTCACCGGCATGGAAACCGACCGCCTCAAGGAGGAACAGCAGCGCGGCATCTCCATCGATCTGGGCTTTGCCTGTTTCCGTCTGCCCGGCGACATCGAGGCCGGCGTCATCGATGTGCCCGGCCACGAACGCTTTATCAACAACATGTTGGCCGGTATCGGCGGCATTGATCTGGTCATGCTGGTGATCGACGCCAACGAAGGCGTCATGCCGCAGACCCGCGAACACCTCAACATCCTGGAACTGCTGCAGATTCAGCGCGGCATTATCGTACTGACCAAGATGGATCTGGTCGAACCGGACTGGGCCGACATCGTCGAGGAGGAAATCCGCGAAACCCTGTCCGGCACCTTCCTGGCCAAGGCGCCCCTGTGCCGCGTCAGCGCCCTGACCGGTGAGGGACTGCCGCAGCTGCGCGCCACTCTGGCCGCCTGCGCCGCCGAACTGCGGCCGCGCGACGCCGACGGCCCCATGCGCCTGCCCGTCGACCGTCATTTCAGTGTCGCCGGCTTCGGTACCGTGGTTACCGGCACCCTGCTGTCGGGTCGGGTCGCCACCGGCGACCTGGTGGAGGTACTGCCTGCCGGCGAGCGTGTGCGCGTCCGCGATGTGCAGGTCCATGGTCAGCGTCAGACCGTTGCCCTCTGTGGCCAGCGCGTCGCGCTCAACCTGGCCGGCCTCGAACGCGAGCAACTGCAACGCGGCGCCGTGATTGCGACGCCCGGGGTGTTCGAACAGACCAGCCGGCTGGATGCCCGCCTGACCCTGCTGGCCGAGGCGCCGCGTCCGGTCCGTTTCCGTGATCCGGTCCATTTTTACCTCGGCACCGCCCATGTGGTCGGCCTGGTGGCCCTGCTCGACCGCGACGAACTCAAGCCCGGTGAAAGCGCCCTGGTACAGTTTCATCTCGACCGGCCGCTGGTGGCCCACCGCCAGGATCGCTTCATCATCCGCTCCTACTCGCCCATGACCACCATCGGCGGCGGTCTGGTGATCGATCCCCGCCCGGTCAAGCACAAACGCTTCCGCCCCCAGGTGCTGCAGGCACTGAAAGAACTCGAATCGGGCGAGGGCACCTTTGTGCTGCAGAAACTCAACGACCTGCAGGTGGCCCGCGTCAAGGATCTGGAGCAGCTCAGCGGTCTGAGCCGTGAACGCATCGGCCTGCTGCTGCAGCAGTTGCAAAACAACGGTGCCGTGGTGGCTCTGGCCGACCAGTGGGCCAGCCAGAGCACGGTTCAGCTGTGGCACCAGCGACTGCGCCAGCAGGTCGAAACCTTTCACCGCCAGCAACCACTGCTGCCCGGCATGGGCCACGCCCCTCTCAAGGCCAGCCTGCCAGCGGCCCTCAACCTCAAGGCGTTCGACCAGTTGCTGTACCAGGCCGGCCTGCAGCGCTGCGGCGAGTGGGTGCAACTGCCAGACTTTGTGCCGCAGCCCTCGGCCGCCCAGCAGCGCCAGCTTGATCGGCTACTGCAAGTCTACGGCCAGGCCGGTGTGCAGGCCAGCGGCCGGCGTGACATGCTGGCCCAGGCCGCCATCAGTGATGACGAGGCCGATGCTCTGCTCGGTTATCTGTTCTACCGCGGTGAGCTGATCCGCCTGAACGACGACACCTATTTTCACCGTGACAGCTACCTTCAGGCCCTGACGGTTCTGCTTGACCATTTCCGCCAGCACGACAGTCTGACCCTGGCCCAGTACCGCGATCTGCTTGGCAGCGCGCGCAAACCGGTACAGGCGCTGCTGGAGCATTTCGACGAACGCAAATTCTGCCTGCGGCAAGGCGACAGCCGGCGACCCTGGCATCTGCCCGCCAGCGCTGCCGCCGCCCTGACGCCGCCAGCCAGCCTGGCACCAACGGAGGAAAACAGCTCATGA
- a CDS encoding putative bifunctional diguanylate cyclase/phosphodiesterase → MGMESAEQTPAVLGQVYDRLIGCVGEAFFAALLTELAQAARADYAFVGEFSPTDRTMIQTEAVYAEGQIIDNILFPLQNTPCDVVLREGLCYYPRDVIKLFPLDHLAIQMEVDSYIGIPLVNSHGQVMGPLAVFSRKPLENIGLIKTAMRMFALRAAAELERLKIERQRQEELHFLQSLLDALPNPTFYKDTAGRYLGCNEGYARLIGRRRDEILCCQARELHASERAEVAAREDARVFASGQPRTYESTLDCNDGSRRRVLFNKAPFFDRQGQLAGLVGTIQDITRLKQMEAAIQTLVEGTLGYTGSACYRRVAEQLCSWFDADCAIVGCLRSSGQIHSLATRQDGVLLGEYDFDPTNTPCQHVMREGMFMVSEGLLQRFPHTPLVVNLQAQGYVGAPVRGRDGKVIGVLSVLSRKRIETLERAEDVLAIMAARVSAEIERERSEQQLQENRNHLEYLVYHDALTELPNRQLFRDRLQHAISMARLAQHRVGVLFLDIDRFKKINDSLGHETGDRVLCEVSRRLLLCARDADTVARLSGDEFALIIDQIVHDENVILVAQEVSRALALPIEVDDFRLFVTASIGISMYPQDGRDVVSLLKAADAAMFQAKELGRDTYRFYTPGLNERASTLLLMEGALRQAVDQNNLVVYYQPQVELTSGRVVGVEALLRWRHPQQGMISPAEFIPLAEETGLIVSIGEWALLQACRQGCLWHQTGYAPLRVAVNISARQFRQSDLVAMVRRVLRETGFDGRHLELELTESLLMDDVDGAIATMTQLSQLGVRLSIDDFGTGYSSLAYLKRFPINYLKIDRSFVRDIMDDPNDAAIAATIIDLARNMNLHVIAEGIELEAQRVFLQQKGCRYGKGYLFSQPLPADQLTLLLARQPAERP, encoded by the coding sequence ATGGGAATGGAATCCGCGGAGCAGACGCCGGCCGTACTCGGTCAGGTGTATGATCGCCTGATCGGCTGTGTCGGCGAGGCGTTTTTTGCCGCCTTGCTGACGGAACTGGCACAGGCCGCCCGGGCCGATTACGCCTTTGTCGGGGAATTCTCCCCGACCGACCGGACCATGATTCAGACCGAGGCGGTTTATGCCGAAGGCCAGATCATCGACAATATCCTGTTCCCCCTGCAAAACACCCCCTGCGATGTCGTGCTGCGCGAGGGACTGTGTTATTACCCGCGCGATGTCATCAAACTTTTTCCTCTCGATCACCTTGCCATCCAGATGGAGGTCGACAGCTATATCGGCATTCCGCTGGTCAACTCGCATGGTCAGGTCATGGGGCCCCTGGCGGTGTTCAGCCGTAAACCGCTGGAAAATATCGGTCTGATCAAGACGGCCATGCGCATGTTCGCCCTGCGCGCCGCCGCCGAACTGGAACGGCTCAAGATCGAGCGCCAGCGGCAGGAGGAGCTGCATTTTCTGCAGAGTCTGCTGGATGCTCTGCCCAACCCGACCTTTTACAAGGATACGGCTGGCCGCTATCTCGGCTGCAACGAGGGCTATGCCCGCCTGATCGGCCGCCGCCGTGACGAGATTCTGTGCTGTCAGGCCCGTGAGCTGCATGCCAGCGAACGGGCCGAGGTGGCTGCCCGCGAGGACGCACGGGTATTTGCCAGCGGGCAGCCACGTACCTACGAAAGCACCCTCGATTGCAACGACGGCAGTCGCCGGCGGGTGCTGTTCAACAAGGCGCCCTTTTTTGACCGCCAGGGGCAGCTGGCCGGTCTGGTCGGTACCATTCAGGACATCACCCGCCTCAAGCAGATGGAAGCCGCCATTCAGACCCTGGTGGAAGGCACCCTGGGTTACACTGGCAGCGCCTGTTACCGGCGGGTGGCCGAACAGTTGTGCAGCTGGTTTGATGCCGACTGTGCCATTGTCGGCTGCCTGCGCAGCAGCGGCCAGATTCATTCGCTGGCCACGCGCCAGGATGGCGTTTTGCTGGGTGAGTACGATTTCGACCCGACCAATACCCCCTGTCAGCATGTGATGCGTGAGGGCATGTTCATGGTCAGCGAGGGATTGCTGCAACGCTTCCCCCACACGCCGCTGGTGGTCAACCTGCAGGCTCAGGGTTATGTCGGAGCCCCGGTGCGCGGCCGCGACGGCAAGGTGATCGGCGTGTTGAGTGTGCTGTCGCGCAAGCGCATCGAAACGCTGGAACGGGCCGAGGACGTGCTGGCCATCATGGCGGCACGGGTCAGCGCCGAAATCGAGCGCGAGCGCTCGGAACAGCAGCTGCAAGAGAATCGCAACCATCTCGAATATCTGGTCTATCACGACGCCCTGACCGAGCTGCCCAACCGTCAGCTGTTCCGCGACCGGCTGCAGCACGCCATCTCCATGGCCCGCCTGGCCCAGCACCGCGTCGGTGTGCTGTTTCTCGATATCGACCGTTTCAAGAAGATCAACGACAGCCTGGGCCACGAAACCGGCGACCGGGTGCTGTGCGAGGTGTCCCGCCGGCTGCTGCTCTGTGCCCGTGATGCCGACACGGTGGCGCGCCTGTCGGGCGACGAGTTCGCCCTGATCATCGACCAGATCGTACACGATGAGAACGTCATTCTGGTGGCTCAGGAGGTCAGCCGCGCCCTGGCCCTGCCGATTGAGGTGGACGATTTCCGGTTGTTTGTCACCGCCAGTATCGGCATCAGCATGTATCCGCAGGACGGCCGCGATGTGGTGTCGCTGCTCAAGGCCGCCGATGCCGCCATGTTCCAGGCCAAGGAACTTGGCCGTGATACCTACCGTTTCTACACCCCGGGCCTCAACGAGCGGGCCAGCACCCTGCTGTTGATGGAAGGGGCGCTGCGTCAGGCGGTTGACCAGAACAACCTGGTGGTTTACTACCAGCCGCAGGTGGAGCTGACCAGCGGTCGCGTGGTCGGCGTCGAGGCGCTGCTGCGCTGGCGGCATCCGCAGCAGGGCATGATTTCGCCGGCGGAGTTCATCCCCCTGGCCGAGGAAACCGGCCTGATCGTTTCCATCGGGGAATGGGCCCTGCTGCAGGCCTGCCGGCAGGGCTGTCTGTGGCACCAGACGGGTTATGCGCCGTTGCGGGTGGCGGTCAATATCTCGGCACGCCAGTTCCGCCAGAGCGATCTGGTGGCCATGGTCCGCCGGGTGCTGCGGGAAACCGGCTTCGATGGTCGCCACCTGGAACTGGAACTGACCGAAAGCCTGCTGATGGACGATGTCGATGGCGCCATCGCCACCATGACCCAGCTCAGCCAGCTGGGCGTGCGGCTGTCCATCGACGATTTCGGCACCGGCTATTCCTCGCTGGCCTACCTCAAACGGTTCCCCATCAATTATCTCAAGATCGACCGCTCCTTTGTCCGCGATATCATGGACGACCCGAATGACGCGGCCATTGCCGCCACCATTATCGACCTGGCTCGCAACATGAATCTGCATGTTATTGCCGAAGGTATTGAACTGGAGGCGCAGCGTGTCTTTTTGCAGCAAAAAGGTTGTCGCTACGGCAAGGGCTACCTGTTCAGTCAGCCCTTGCCGGCCGATCAGTTGACACTGCTGCTGGCCCGCCAGCCCGCTGAGCGGCCCTGA
- a CDS encoding flavin reductase family protein: MKQSLGAKPIAYPTPVFLVGSYDADGRANMMNAAWGGICCSVPPCVMVAIREERHSYQAIIDRKAFTINIPSRELVVEADYFGIASGRNQDKLAVAGLTVERSELVDAPLLCAAPLVLECRLLSTQQLGSHSLFVGEICDVKVESSCLDRAGLPDARKIDPLVFAPGNSAYFALGDCVAQAFAAGKKLMP, translated from the coding sequence ATGAAACAGTCGCTCGGAGCCAAGCCCATTGCCTACCCGACCCCGGTGTTTCTGGTCGGCAGCTACGATGCCGATGGCCGCGCCAACATGATGAATGCCGCCTGGGGCGGTATCTGCTGTTCAGTGCCACCCTGCGTCATGGTGGCCATCCGCGAGGAACGCCACAGCTATCAGGCCATCATCGACCGCAAGGCCTTTACCATCAATATCCCGTCGCGCGAGCTGGTGGTCGAGGCCGACTACTTCGGCATTGCTTCCGGTCGCAACCAGGACAAGCTGGCTGTCGCGGGCTTGACGGTGGAGCGGTCGGAGTTGGTCGATGCACCGCTGCTCTGTGCCGCACCGCTGGTGCTGGAATGCCGGCTGCTGTCAACGCAGCAACTGGGCAGTCACAGTCTGTTTGTTGGCGAGATCTGCGATGTCAAGGTGGAGTCGTCCTGCCTTGATCGTGCCGGCTTGCCGGATGCCCGCAAGATCGATCCGCTGGTGTTCGCGCCGGGCAACAGTGCCTATTTCGCTCTGGGTGACTGTGTGGCTCAGGCGTTTGCAGCTGGCAAGAAGCTAATGCCCTAG
- the selA gene encoding L-seryl-tRNA(Sec) selenium transferase, with product MSESSQQLLRQLPAIDRLLGLAAVASHPAPHVLKRGAAQQLVADLRRQLLTAAAGALPTDNELADRLLRLIDQRCRPSLRRVLNASGTLLHTNLGRAPLSAQALQAITEVAKGYSNLELDLTSGTRGHRYSHIDQLLCQLTGAEAAAVVNNNAGAVLLALTALAQGREALVSRGELVEIGGAFRIPDVMEAGGVRLREVGTTNKTHLRDYQSAIGEHTGLLLKVHTSNYRIVGFSQSVEATELVGLGRQHGIPVMEDLGSGMLLDLSPFGLPREPTVQEAVAAGIDVLTFSGDKLLGGPQAGLIVGKRWAIDKIRHHPLARALRIDKLTLAALEATLFAYLDREQALHDIPVLRMLNLPAEQLRQRSQRFLRRLRRSLPADQARLQLVEACACVGGGALPLTELPGCALALQPLQQSAAELARRLRDGTPAVVGRLQDAAVLLNLRCIAVDEETALLQALCQALQSATVANAFAPTDVS from the coding sequence ATGTCTGAATCCAGTCAGCAGTTGCTACGCCAGCTGCCCGCCATCGACCGGCTGCTTGGCCTGGCGGCTGTCGCCAGCCATCCGGCTCCTCATGTTCTCAAGCGGGGCGCTGCCCAGCAACTGGTCGCCGATCTGCGCCGCCAGCTGCTGACCGCCGCAGCTGGCGCACTGCCCACCGATAACGAACTGGCTGACCGGCTGCTGCGGCTGATCGACCAGCGCTGCCGACCATCCTTGCGACGGGTGCTCAACGCCAGCGGCACCCTGCTACACACCAATCTCGGCCGGGCCCCCTTAAGCGCCCAGGCCCTGCAGGCCATCACCGAGGTGGCCAAGGGCTATTCCAATCTGGAGCTGGATCTGACCAGCGGCACACGCGGCCACCGCTACAGCCATATCGACCAGCTGTTGTGTCAGCTCACCGGCGCCGAGGCCGCCGCCGTGGTCAACAACAATGCCGGCGCCGTTTTGCTGGCGCTGACCGCCTTGGCCCAGGGCCGCGAGGCGCTGGTGTCGCGGGGCGAGCTGGTTGAAATTGGCGGCGCCTTCCGGATTCCCGATGTCATGGAAGCCGGCGGTGTGCGGCTGCGCGAGGTAGGCACCACCAACAAAACCCATCTGCGTGATTATCAGAGCGCCATCGGCGAGCACACCGGGTTGCTGCTGAAGGTCCATACCAGCAACTACCGCATCGTCGGCTTCAGTCAGTCTGTCGAGGCGACTGAACTGGTCGGTCTCGGACGGCAGCACGGTATTCCGGTGATGGAGGATCTCGGCAGCGGCATGCTGCTCGACCTGTCGCCGTTCGGCCTGCCGCGCGAGCCGACGGTGCAGGAGGCGGTAGCGGCCGGCATCGACGTACTGACCTTCAGCGGCGACAAGCTGCTCGGTGGCCCGCAAGCCGGACTGATTGTCGGCAAGCGCTGGGCCATCGACAAGATCCGCCATCATCCGCTGGCCCGCGCCCTGCGTATCGACAAGCTGACCCTGGCGGCACTGGAGGCCACCCTGTTCGCCTATCTCGACCGCGAACAGGCCCTGCACGACATTCCGGTGCTGCGCATGCTCAACCTGCCCGCCGAACAGCTACGTCAGCGCAGCCAGCGTTTTCTGCGCCGTTTGCGGCGCAGCCTGCCAGCCGACCAGGCCCGCCTGCAACTGGTGGAAGCCTGTGCCTGCGTCGGCGGCGGCGCCCTGCCCCTCACCGAGTTGCCCGGCTGCGCCCTGGCCCTGCAGCCGCTGCAGCAGAGCGCCGCCGAACTGGCCCGCCGCCTGCGCGACGGCACTCCGGCGGTGGTTGGCCGTCTGCAGGACGCCGCCGTGCTGCTCAACCTGCGCTGCATCGCCGTCGACGAGGAAACCGCCTTGCTGCAAGCCCTGTGTCAAGCCCTCCAATCGGCCACCGTCGCCAACGCTTTCGCCCCAACGGATGTTTCATGA